ATCGCTTCGGCCCAGGCCGGGTCCGCGCCCAGAGGGAGCCCCAGAATTCCGAGCAGCGTGAGTCGGAATGCGAGATGAGCCACGCTGAAATCCCTACGGATATGGGCGGAGTTTAAGGATCCCGATCCGGAGTGCCGACGCAGAGGGTCACCAGGTCGGCCGCACTCCCCAACAGAGCAACGGGCACGGGCAGAGCCGACTGCAGCTGCTCCAGGGTCATGTCATCCAGGAACACCGGCTCCCCCTGCCGCAGCATCACCGCCGGCAGCAGCAGGGCCTCACCGAGATCCTGGCCGCGCAGACCGTGCAGCAGGTCGGAACCGGTGAGCAGCCCCGTCACCACATGCTCCTGGCCCCAGTAGGGACTGGGCAGGCCGTGGAGCACCAGCTCGAGGCCCTCCACGGCATTGAGGCGCTCCACCACCGGCTCCAGCGCTTCCGCCACCAGCCTGCCCACCACCCAGCTGCGGCGGCGGGGTGGGTCCAGCCGCTCCGGCAGGGAGGTGGTGGCCCGGTCCAGCTCTTCGAGGAAGGCCCGGATGCTGCCCACGCCGTTCTCCTGCTGGGGGAGGTCTTCGTACTGGCCCCGCGGAGGCAGAGGCAGCCCTGCCACCAGATACCACTCATCGGACAGCCAGGCGAAGCGGCTGCCCAGATCAGCCCTGAAGCGCTCCTGCAGGGCCTCCACCTGGGCCACGACGCGGCGGGCACAGGCCCGGTCCACCGGCCGGAGGGCATCGCCATCGGGCCGGAAGCGGGTGAGCCCCACCGGCACCACCGCAGCGGAGAGCACAGCCGGCCACGGGCCGCCGCCGAAGCCGGCCAGGTCGGTGAGGGTGCGCTCCAGGGCGGCCCCGTCGTTGAGGCCCGGACACACCACCACCTGGGCGTGGATCTGCAGATCGCGGGCATCGAACCAGCGCAGCTGCTCCAGGAGCTGGCCGGCCCGTGGATTCACTAGCAGCCGGCTGCGCAGCTCCGGATCGGTGGCATGCACCGACACGAAGAGCGGCGAGAGGCGCTGCTCCTCGATCCGTTGCCAGTCGGCGGCGGTGAGGTTGGTGAGGGTGAGGTAGGAGCCGTAGAGAAAGCTCAGGCGGTAGTCGTCGTCCTTGAGGTAGAGACTGCGGCGCCGGCCCGGCGGCTGCTGGTCGATGAAGCAGAAGGGGCAGGCGTTGTTGCACTGGCGCAGACCATCGAACAGCGCCTCGGTGAAGGCCAGCCCCAGGCCCTCATCCAGGTCTTTCTCCAGCTCCACGGTGTGGAGCGCACCGCCGGAATCCTCCACCTCCAGCACCAGGTCCTCTTCCCCCACCAGAAACTGGAGGTCGATCAGGTCGCGGGGGCGGCGGCCATTGATGCTCAGCAGCCGGTCACCCGGCTCGAAGCCCAGCTCGGCCCCGATGGATCCCGGCTCCACGCTGGCCACCACCGCCGGCTGGGGCAGGCGCAGGGGCTGGCCATCAGGAGCGGCGAGGGCGATGCCGGCGGATGGTTCCTTCCACATGGCTGCCGGGGATCAGGGTGCCGCTGTCACGGAACCACTGTGGCGCGCAGCCAACCGAGGATGGCCATACCGAAGATCAGCCGGTAGGCCACGAACACCCAGGTGCTGTGGCGCTGCAGGTAGCGGAGCAGCCAGGCGATCGCGGCCCAGGAGACCACGGCCGCCGAAGCGATGCCCACCAGCATCGGGATCACGCCGCCGCCCGAGGGTGCCGCCAGGGCATCCTTGAGCTGGGCCACGCCCGCCAGGGTGATGGCCGGGATGCCGAGCAGGAAGGAGAAGCGGGCGGCATCGGCCCGCTCCCAGCCGTCGAAGAGGGCGGCGGTGAGCGTGCTGCCCGATCGCGACACCCCGGGCACCAGGGCCAGCATCTGGGCCAGCCCCACCACCACGCCGTCCCAGGGGCGGACGGCGGGCAATTCCCGCCGCCGATGGCCCAGCACCTCGGCCAGGGCCAGCAGCAGCGCCATCACCATGGACACGATGGCGATGGCCGTGAGGCTGCGCAGCGGCGAGTTGTCGTAGTCCGGCACCCAGAGCTTGATCGCCAGACCCGCCACCACGATCGGCACCGTGCCGAGGGCGATCGCCACCCCCAGCCGGGCGGCGGGATCGCTCCAGCGGCCATGGCGGCAGGCCCGCGCCACCCCCCGGAACACGCTGGCCAGGTCGCGGCGGAAGTAGGCCACCACCGCGGCGATGCTGCCCAGCTGGATCACCGCGGTGACGGCCACGCCGGGATCCCCCCAGCCCAGCAGCACCGGCACCACCTTGAGGTGCGCCGTGCTGCTGATCGGCAGGAATTCGGTGAGACCCTGCACCACCCCCAGGATCAGGGCCCGCCAGCAGGCTTCCCAGAGGCCGGGATCGCCGATCACACCAGCGGACTGCATCAGCGAGACCACGTCATGGGGAGACCCTATGGCCAGGCGGCCACCATCCACCCCTTAAGGTTGGACAACTTTCTTCACAACCCAGGTGATCGGGGCCCGACCCAGCGCACTGCTTGCACCTCCGCCCCCCCTGGTTCAGGCTGCGCGCCCTGCGGCGGCACCGATCCGGCCCGTGGCTCCTCCCCTGGGGGCCCAGCCGAGGGTCCTGGTGGTGAGCAGCGCCCTGCTGGTCACCCTTCCGGTGTTCCTGCAGGCCCCCTGGGTGCGCCTGTCTCCGGCCAGCGCCACCGTGTTCACGGCCGTTCTGGTGGCGGTGGGGGTGGTGCTCGCCGACAGCCCGGAGCCCCAACGCCAGCGGCTCGGGAGCCTGCTGGTGGGGTTCGCCGGCAGCTGGCTGGCCGGCTCGCTGTTCTGGGGCTGGGCCCGTCTGCATCCCCTCTGGCACCTGCCGATCGAGGCCTTTGCCCTGCCGCTGGCCCTGGCCGGTCTCGGGGGACGCTGGCGGCTGGGCTGCGGCTTCTACCTGGGATCCCTGCTCGGCACCGCCGCCACCGACGCCGCCATCGCCGCCACCGGGCTGATGCCCTTCTGGCCCCAGGCCCTGGCCGCGGCCCCGGGCCAGGCCGGCCGGATCCTGCAGGGGGCCGGTCTGCGGGTGCTTGAACCCTCCAGCCTTCTGGTGGTGGCCGGCGCCGCGGCGCTGCTGCTGCTGCTGAGCCGCTGGCTCTGGCAACGGGGCGAGGTGGGCCGCGTGGCCAGTGCGGCGCTCTCCACCACCCTGGCGGTGGATGGGATCTTCCTGCTGGCTGCCCTGCTCGCGCCGCGCCTGAGCGGCCTGATCTGAAGATCTGCAAAAGCCTGCTGGGCCGAGAGGGCTGGAGCAGATCCGCTTCTGTAGCGTTGGCGGTCGGTGGCCCGGCCACCGCTGTTTCCTGTCCTTCTCCGGAGTGTGCTCGTGATGAAACGGCTGGTTGCCTGGCTGATGAACGGTCTTGTGCTGGCCGGCCTCCTGGCCACCCTCCTGCTGCCCCCGGCGGCGTCGGCGGAGCAGCTGCGCAACCTGGCCGACGACAAGATCGCCGAGCGGGGCGACAAGGTGGATCTCAACAACAGCTCCGTGCGCCGTTTCCAGAGCTACCCGGGGATGTACCCCACCCTGGCCGGCAAGATCGTGCTCGGTGGTCCCTACGAGAACGTGGACGACGTTCTCAACCTGGACCTGACGGATCGCCAGAAGGAACTGTTCAACAAGTACAAGGACAACTTCACCGTCACCCCTCCGGCCATCGCCCTCAACGAGGGCTTCGACCGCATCAATGACGGCCAGTACCGCTGAGCCCCCTCCCTAAGCTTCCAGCACCGTTGAAAGCCGTCGGGGCCTTCCGGCGGCTTTTTTCATGCCGGCAGGATCCGGAAGCCCGCTGCAGCGATGGCGCACTCTGACTGGGATGTGGTGGTGGTCGGCGGCGGTGCCGCCGGGCTCATGGCCTGCCTGGAGCTGCCGGCCCAGCTGAAGGTGCTGCTGCTGAACAAGGAGCGAACCCCCCGGTCCGCCAGCCGCTGGGCCCAGGGCGGCATCGCCGCGGTGACCCATCCCGACGACAGCTTCGCCAGCCATCGCGATGACACCCTGGCGGCGGGAGATGGCCTCTGCGATCGCCCGGCGGTGGACCTTCTGGTGCATGAGGCGCCCCGGTGCGTGGAGCGCCTGCTGGAGCTCGGCATGGCCTTCGACAGAAGCGGCCAGAGCCTCAGCACCACCCTGGAGGCGGCCCACAGCCACCGGCGGGTGCTGCACGCCCAGGACCGCACCGGGGGAGCCCTGGTGGATGCGCTCGAGCGGGAGGTGCGCTGCCGCCCCGGCCTGGAGCAGCGCCAGGGCGTGGTGGCCCTGCAGCTGTGGGTGGAAGCGGGACGCTGCCGCGGCCTGCAGGTGCTGGAGCAGGGATGCATCCACTGGCTGGCGGCCCGGGCGGTGGTGCTGGCCACTGGAGGAGGCGGGCACCTGTTCGCCCACACCACCAACCCGGTGCAGTCGAGCGGCGACGGTCTGGCGATGGCCTGGCAGGCCGGCGCCCAGGTGCGCGACCTGGAATTCGTTCAGTTCCATCCCACTGCCCTGATGCTCCCCGGAGCCCCCCACTTCCTGATTTCGGAGGCGGTGCGCGGGGAGGGGGCCCGGCTGATCGATGCGCACGGCACCAGCCCGGTGGCGGAGCTGGCCGGCGGCGATCTGGCCCCCCGGGACCAGGTGAGCCGGGCCCTGGCCCGCAGGATGCAGGAGCAGGGGGTGGACCACCTGTGGCTGGATCTGCGCCCGATCGGGGCCGAGCACCTCCAGCGCCAGTTCCCCACCATCCTGGGCCGTTGCCGCGAACTCGGCCTCGAGCCCACGGCCGCCCCTCTGCCGGTGGCTCCCGCCGCCCACTACTGGATGGGCGGGGTCCGCACCGACCTGAAGGCCGGCACCACGGTGCCGGGCCTCTACGCGGTGGGGGAGCTGGCCTGCACAGGCGTGCATGGCGCCAACCGGCTGGCCAGCAACTCCCTGATGGAGTGCCTGGTGTTCGCCAGGCAGCTGCGCCACATCCAGCTGGAGTCTGGCGCGCCACCGGGTTGCGACGGCCCCGGGTCGGGCTCGCCGCAGCCGGCCACGGCGGCCCAGGAGCCCATCCCTCCGGGCCCCACCACCCTGGAGCTGAAGGCCCGGATCCGAAACCTGCGCGAGCTCTGCTGGCAGGTGGCGGGCGTAGAGCGCCGGGGCCATGCGCTGGCGGCCGCGCTGCCGCAGCTGCGCCGGGAGCGCCGGGAGCTCGAAGCCGATCCCTGCTGGCAGGAGGTGAGCCACCTCCCGAAAGCGGGCCGGCTCAGCGTCAGGCCCGCCGCGCTGCCCGCCCTGCGGCTTCTTCAGGAGCTGCACCAGCGGCTGGTGCTGGCCGAGCTGCTGATCGAGGCGGCCCTGTTCCGCGTCGAAAGCCGGGGAGGGCATTTCCGCACCGATGCGCCGGCACACCAGCCGTTCTGGCAGGTGCACAGCTGCCAGACCCACGGGGCCGGCATCAGCACCGCGGCGGTGCTCCCGGCCGGCGCACGGGCCGGGAGTTAAGGGCCCTCAGGCTTGAATCCGCTCAGCTCGGCCAGGCGCTCGAGGGGCTTGACGCCGGAATCCAGCTTCCCGTTGATCTCCCAGGTGGGGAAGCCCTGGATGGCCTTGCTGTCGCAGAGCGCCTTCTGGCTGTTGCGGCCGTCGGGCGCACACTCGATCACCTTCAGCTTGTCGGTGGCTTCCTTGCCGAACAGCTCCTTCTGCTCATGGCAGTGGGGGCACCAGTAGGCGGAATACATCACGGCACCCGTGCGGGTGAGGTGCTCCGCCAGGGCCAGGGTCTGGGGCGTGCTCTCACTCACCACAGCCGGTGGGGTGCCGGGCCCGGTGACGAGGGCCGGCCGATCCACCGCCGTGGCCCAGCCGAGGCCCACCAGACCCACCACCAGGGCCACCAGGATGAGACGGAAGAGCAGCTGGCCCCGGTCCTGCCAGTCGCCGCCGATCAGGGTGAACACGAGCAGGGCCACGCTCAGCACGGCCGAGAGCACGCAGAAGAAGCAGAAGGCCTGGATCTTGAACACCATCACGCCCATCAGCAGCACGCTGAAGACCGCCATGCCGGTGCTGGTGAGCAGCATCCCCCACCAGCTCAGGGAACCGAGCCTGTCGCGCAGGTCGCCCTTCAGCACCAGAGGAAGCACGGCCATCAGCAGCATCGCCAGATAGGCCAGGCAGCCGAACAGCGACAGCGGCTGGCCGAACAGGCTGCCCCAGGCGCTGTTCAGCACCTTGTCGCAGCCTTCCGCCCCTCCGGGACAGACCAGGGGGCCCAGCATTCCCCAGCGTTTGAGCGTGATCGTGCCGGTGTCGATGACACCGATGGTGGCCAGCACCGACAGCACCACCCGCACCCAGCGCTGCCCGGGATCACCGCGACGGCGCGAGCTGCTGAGGCGTTCACTGAGACGGCTGGAGGTCACGGACAATGGAGTGGTGGGCTTTGGGGGGATTCTCGCAGCCGCGCCCGGCAGCCGCCCCATAGGGTGGTGGATCGGCCAGCCATCGCCCATGAGTTCCCCGCGCCAGAGCGGATCCCCGCGCAAGACGATCGCCTTTGCCCACCTCGGCTGCGAGAAGAACCGGGTGGACACCGAGCACATGCTCGGCCTGCTGGCGGAAGCCGGCTACGGCGTGAGCGCGGATGAAGGCGAGGCCAGCGTGGTGGTGGTGAACACCTGCAGCTTCATCCAGGACGCCCGCGAGGAATCGGTGCGGACCCTGGTGGAACTGGCGGAACAGGGCAAGGAACTGATCATCGCGGGCTGCCTGGCCCAGCATTTCCAGGAGGAGCTGCTCGAATCGCTGCCGGAGGCGAAGGCGATCGTGGGCACCGGCGACTACCAGCACATCGTGAGCGTGCTGGAGAAGGTGGAGGCCGGCGAGCGGGTGAACCAGGTGAGCGCCACCCCCACCTTCGTGGGCGACGAGCACCTGCCCCGCTACCGCACCACCTCCGAGGCCGTGGCCTATCTGAAGGTGGCCGAGGGCTGCGATTACCGCTGCGCCTTCTGCATCATTCCCAGGCTGCGCGGCGATCAGCGCTCACGGCCGATCGAGTCGATCGTGGCGGAGGCGCGGCAACTGGCCGCCCAGGGGGTGAAGGAACTGGTGCTGATCAGCCAGATCACCACCAACTACGGCCTCGACCTCTACGGCAAGCCCCAACTGGCGGAGCTGCTGCGGGCCCTGGCTGAGGTGGAGATCCCCTGGATCCGGGTGCACTACGCCTATCCCACCGGCCTCACCTCCGAGGTGCTGGCCGCCTACCGGGAGGTGCCGAACGTGGTGCCCTACCTGGATCTGCCGCTGCAGCACAGCCACCCGGACGTGCTGCGGGCCATGAACCGGCCCTGGCAGGCGAACGTGACCGGCGGACTGCTGCAGCGCATCCGCGAGCAGCTGCCCGATGCGGTGCTGCGCACCACCTTCATCGTGGGCTTTCCCGGTGAGACCGAGGAGCACTTCCAGCACCTGCTGGACTTCGTGGCCGAACAGCGCTTCGACCATGTGGGGGTGTTCACCTTCTCCCCCGAGGACGGCACGCCGGCGGCGGACCTGCCCGATGCGGTGGCCCCCGAGGTGGCCGCCTCCCGCAAGGACCGGCTGATGGCCCTGCAGCAACCGATCGCCGCCGCCCGCAATCAGGCCTGGGTGGGCAGGATCGTGGATGTGCTGATCGAGCAGGAGAACCCGGCCACCGGTGAGATGCTCGGCCGCTGCAGCCGATTCGCCCCGGAGGTGGATGGGGAGGTGCGGGTGAATCCCGGGCCCGGGGGCCTGTGCGCCGCCCCCGGCACGATGGTGCCGGTGCGGCTCACCGCCGCCGACACCTACGACCTGATCGGCGAGGTGGTGGGCGCCGGCGCCATGGTGCACGAGGCGCAGGCGGCCCGCTCGCTCAGATCAGCTTGACGCCGCGCAGCACCACGGAGGCCACGAAGGCGGCGACCAGACCGCCGCCGACCAGACCCAGGTAGATCGCTGCACCCATGGAGGGCCTCTGCTGCTGAAGGTGGCCCCATTACAGCAGAGGCCATGCCTCATCAGGCATCCCGGAGACCATCTGCCTAGGCTTTGGCCACTTCGGGATCAGAGGGTCCGACAGCTCTCCGCCAACCCGCTCTCCAGCTCCCTCCAGGACACCGCCCCAGGCTCCGGCCCTCTCCGCGGTCTCGTGTCGTCACGGTGCCGACCCCACCGGATGAGGTTGCTGGCAGGCACGTCCTGGTCCGGCCATGGGCCTTTCCTGCGTTCGTCCCGATCCCCGTATGCGCACCCTGCTGATCTATCCGGAATTCCCCAGGACGTTCTGGAGCTACGAGAAGATCCTCGAACTGGTGAACCGCAAGGTGCTCCTGCCGCCCCTGGGCATGGTCACCGTGGCGGCACTGCTGCCCCAGAGCTGGCCGATGAAGCTGGTGGACCGCAACGTGCGGGAGGTGACCGAGGCCGAGTGGGACTGGGCCGAGCTGGTGGTGATGTCGGGGATGATCGTGCAGAAGGCCGACATGGCCGCGCAGATCGCCAGGGCCAAGCAACGGGGCCTGCCGGTGGCCGTGGGTGGGCCCTTCGCCAGTTCCACGCCCGACGCTCCCGAACTGGATCTCGCCGACTTCAAGGTGCTCGACGAGGGGGAGATCACCCTGCCCCTGTTCATCGAGGCCCTGGAGCGCGGCGAACGGCAGGGCCGCTTCAACTCCGGCGGCGAGAAGCCGGACGTGACCGGCACGCCCATCCCCCGCTTCGACCTGCTGGAGATGGACGCCTATTCCGAGATGTCGGTGCAGTTCTCGCGGGGCTGCCCGTTCCAGTGCGAGTTCTGCGACATCATCGTGCTGTATGGGCGCAAACCCCGCACCAAGGAGCCCGACCAGCTGATCGCCGAATTGCAACGCCTCTACGACCTGGGCTGGCGCCGCTCGGTGTTCCTGGTGGATGACAACTTCATCGGCAACAAGCGCAACGTGAAGCGACTGCTGCCCGCCCTCAAGCAGTGGCAGATCGAGCACGGCTATCCCTTCAGTTTCGCCACCGAGGCCTCGGTGGATCTGGCGGCCGATGACGAACTGATGCAGATGATGGTGGAATGCCGCTTCGAGAGCGTGTTCCTCGGCATCGAAACGCCAGACGAAGCGAGCCTGGAGGTGGCCGGCAAGCGCCAGAACACCCGCAGCTCCCTGGAGGACTCGGTGAACCGCATCACCTCCTACGGGCTGCGGGTGATGGCCGGATTCATCATCGGCTTCGACGGCGAGAAGCAGGGCGCCGGCGACCGCATCGTGGAGTTCGTGACCCGCACCGGCATCCCCCACGCCATGATGGGCATGCTCCAGGCGCTGCCGAACACGGCCCTGTGGCATCGCCTCGAGCGGGAAGGACGGCTGATCCAGGATTCAGCCGCGGCCAAGGGTGTGAACCAGACCAACCTGCTCAACTTCGTGCCCACCCGCCCGATCCGGGACATCGCCAATGAGTACGTGGAGGCCTTCTCCAGGCTGTATGAACCGCATGCCTACATCGACCGGGTCTACAACTACTTCCTGAAACTGCCTCCTCAGAAGTACAAGGAGTTTCTGGTTGAGCAGAAGCCCGAGAAGGGAGGCATCAATGAAGGGGTGAACTGGGTGGATCTCCGCGCCCTGGCCATCATCGTGTGGCGCCAGGGATTCCGCCGCAGCACCCGCTGGCGCTTCTGGAGGGCCCTGTACGGGATGGCCAGGAACAACCCCAAACGCTTCAAGGGGTTCATCTCCATCCTGGCCCACAACGAGCACTTCCTCGAGTACCGGGCGATCGTGCGCGAGGAGATCGCCGCCCAGCTGGCCCAGCTGCCCCCCGAACCCGCCGGCGCCACCAGCCCGTCACCCGTGCCCGAACTGATCTCTGCCTGAGGTCGGCGGCGGACCCCGCGCTCGCGGCGGGGCAGGTCAGTCCTGGATGTAGTCCAGACCGTTCACCAGGCACCACTCCGCCTTCTGCAGTTCACGCCCCAGGTACAGGGCGTGGTCGAAGCGGCTCACCGGCAGGGGCAGAGGCCCTTCGGTGAGGGCGATGCCGAGCTGCTTGGCGGTGCAGCCCCGGTACACCGCCAGGGGCTGGCGCGGCTCTCCTCCCCGGCAGCTGAGCACCTCTCCGGTTTCGGGATCGGTGGCCAGGCCGCGCTCGTCGATGCCGTTGCCGTAGTGCTCGGCCACGAGCTCACCGGCCTCGCGATCGAGCTTGATCAGGAAATAGCCCGCTGGATCGAGGTCGATGCAGCGGCGCGACAGCTCCGCGTCCAGCTGCTCACGGGTCGGCGGCGGCGCGGTGGGCCTGGGCGGGGACGATGGAGCCTGGGACATGGGGGGGATCGTAGTCAGCCGTGAACGGCAGCTCGGCGTTGATGGCCTCGATCTCGCGCGCCGTCTCGGCATTCGCCCGCGGCAACCACTCGCGCAGGATGGCATCGAAGCGGGCATCACTCCAGCGGTGCAGGCTGATGCGGGGCTGGGCCACAAAACCGCGCCGGCGCTTGTGGCTGCCCCCGGCGCCGGGGTCGAAGTGGCGGACTCCGGCGGCGATGGCCCATTCGATCGGTGCGTAGTAGCACACCTCGAAGTGCAGGCAGTCGATGGCGACGTCGCTGCCCCAGTAGCGGCCCCACAGATGATCTCCACCGCGGGCGCAGAGCGACATGGCCACCGGCTGGCAGGGATCGCCGCGGTGGGCGCTGAACAGCACCAGGTGGCGCCGCAGGGCGGGATCCTGCGCCAGGGCGGAGAAGAAGTCTTCGGTGAGGTACTTGCTCCCCCAGGGACCCCAGCGGGCGCAGTGCTGGGCATAGAACCCGTGCATCCGCTCCACCATCGCGGCGGGGATCCCCTCCCCCTCCAGCGGGGTCACCTGCAGCCCGGCCGCCTGCACCGCCTTGCGCTCCCGCTTGATGTTGCGGCGCTGATTGGCGTTGAAACTGGCGAGATACCCATTGAAATCGCGGTGGCCGGGATTGCTCCACTGGCTCTGCTGGTTCACCCAGGCGGCGCAGCCGGCAGCCTCGGCCAGCGGCCGCCAGGTGGGGTCCACGTAGAGGAAGTTGCAGCTGAGGATGCCGTGCTCCCGGCAGAAGGCGTCGATCAGCTCCAGCAGCAGGGCCGTGAGATCGGCCGCCGGCTCCCCCGGGGCGATCAGGAAGCGGTAGCCCTCCACGGGGCTGACCGGACTCATGCCCACCAGCTTGGGGTAGTAGCGCAGCCCCAGCTGGCCGGCGAGCTGGGCGAAGCTCTGGTCGAACACGAACTCGCCGTAGCTGTGCCCCTTGAGGTACAGGGGCGCCACGGCCACGGGGATGGCGCCGCGCCAGAGGGCCAGATGGCAGCCCTGCCAGCCTTCCCGCGGCGCCACGCTGCCGCTCTGCTCGAGCTGCCGCAGCCAGCGCCAGCGGTAGAAGGGGAGATCACAGGCCAGCAGGCTGTCCCAGGCCTCTTCGGGGATCTCCGCCAGGGAACGGTGCCAGCGGGCGCGCAGCTCAACCAAGGCGGGGTGCCTCCGGGGCGGGCAAGCTAACCAGCGGCTGGGCCCGGAGGCGGCAGGCCCGCCGAGAACACCGGCTCGCGGCGGAAGTGCAGCAGGCACTCGCCGCCCTCGAGCGGCCGGCAGCTCTGGAGATGCCAGGGCGCCTGCCGCAGGGCTCCGGCCAGGGGCTGGGGCTGCGGCAGCCGGGTCGCCGCGGGCAGCCACAGATGCTCCCCCCCCAGCAGCAGGGGGCAGAGGGTGAGCTGCAGCTCATCCACCAGGCCGGCCTCCAGCAGGGAAGCCGCCAGGGCCGCTCCCCCCAGCAGCACCAACCGGTCCAGCCCCTGCGCCGCCAGCGCGGCCAGCAGCTCCGGCCAGGGGGCCAGGGGCAGGTGCCGGTGAAACCCGCTGAGCCCGGCGGCCGATGCAGGCCCCAGCAACCAGCGCTGCAGCGGCTGCGACCAGAAGGGCAGCGTGGCGGGGAAGCGGCCGGAGCGGCTGGCCACCACGGCCACCGGCTGGGGCGGACGTCCGGCACGGCGCCGATCCTCCAGCAGATCAGCGTGGTGGATCAGACAGGTGCTGCCGTGCAGCCGCAGGGTCTCGGCGCCGAGCAGGCAGGCGTCGGCCCAGGCCAGGGCCTCCTCCAGGGCCCGGCGGTCAGCGGCCCCGCCGAGCTGGGCAGGCCCGCCCCCGGGAGGGGCGAGCCGCCCATCCAGGCTCACCGCCAGGACGAGGCGCAGCGTGGTGGGCAAGGCGGTGGCGGCAGGGGGCAGGCGC
This portion of the Cyanobium sp. NIES-981 genome encodes:
- a CDS encoding GNAT family N-acetyltransferase: MVELRARWHRSLAEIPEEAWDSLLACDLPFYRWRWLRQLEQSGSVAPREGWQGCHLALWRGAIPVAVAPLYLKGHSYGEFVFDQSFAQLAGQLGLRYYPKLVGMSPVSPVEGYRFLIAPGEPAADLTALLLELIDAFCREHGILSCNFLYVDPTWRPLAEAAGCAAWVNQQSQWSNPGHRDFNGYLASFNANQRRNIKRERKAVQAAGLQVTPLEGEGIPAAMVERMHGFYAQHCARWGPWGSKYLTEDFFSALAQDPALRRHLVLFSAHRGDPCQPVAMSLCARGGDHLWGRYWGSDVAIDCLHFEVCYYAPIEWAIAAGVRHFDPGAGGSHKRRRGFVAQPRISLHRWSDARFDAILREWLPRANAETAREIEAINAELPFTADYDPPHVPGSIVPAQAHRAAADP
- a CDS encoding dihydrofolate reductase family protein produces the protein MPTTLRLVLAVSLDGRLAPPGGGPAQLGGAADRRALEEALAWADACLLGAETLRLHGSTCLIHHADLLEDRRRAGRPPQPVAVVASRSGRFPATLPFWSQPLQRWLLGPASAAGLSGFHRHLPLAPWPELLAALAAQGLDRLVLLGGAALAASLLEAGLVDELQLTLCPLLLGGEHLWLPAATRLPQPQPLAGALRQAPWHLQSCRPLEGGECLLHFRREPVFSAGLPPPGPAAG